One Orrella dioscoreae genomic window carries:
- the carA gene encoding glutamine-hydrolyzing carbamoyl-phosphate synthase small subunit encodes MLPSLFPEGASRLPPAILALADGTIFRGVSIGAAGHTVAEVVFNTSMTGYQEILTDPSYSGQIVTLTYPHIGNTGINDEDVEARRVFASGLVVRDCPARLSNFRSTQSLPDYLAAQGVVAISGIDTRKLTRILRDKGAQGACILVGEDVERAVELARGFPGMAGQDLARTVSVTEQGEWNQGTWQLGKGYTSPTQSRFHVVAYDFGVKSNILRLLADRGCRITLVPAQTSAEEVYKLNPDGVFLANGPGDPEPCDYAVAAARNFLERRLPLFGICLGHQILGLAVGGKTVKMKTGHHGANHPVQDVQSRRVFITSQNHGFAVDAASLPAHARVTHVSLFDGTLQGFELTDRPAFCFQGHPEASPGPHDIIELFDKFISLMNEKK; translated from the coding sequence GTGCTGCCGTCACTTTTTCCCGAGGGAGCCAGCCGGCTTCCTCCTGCAATCCTAGCTCTGGCGGACGGTACCATTTTCCGGGGCGTGTCGATCGGCGCGGCGGGTCATACCGTCGCGGAAGTGGTGTTCAACACCTCCATGACCGGCTACCAGGAAATTCTTACTGACCCTAGCTATAGCGGTCAGATCGTCACGCTCACCTATCCCCACATCGGCAATACCGGCATCAACGACGAAGACGTCGAAGCGCGCCGCGTGTTCGCCTCCGGCCTGGTCGTGCGCGACTGTCCGGCCCGCCTGTCCAACTTCCGCTCCACCCAGTCGCTGCCCGATTACCTGGCCGCGCAGGGCGTGGTGGCCATTTCCGGCATCGACACCCGCAAGCTCACCCGCATCCTGCGTGACAAGGGCGCCCAGGGCGCGTGCATCCTGGTGGGCGAGGACGTCGAGCGCGCCGTGGAACTGGCGCGCGGCTTCCCCGGCATGGCCGGCCAGGACCTGGCCCGCACCGTGTCGGTCACCGAGCAGGGCGAATGGAACCAGGGCACCTGGCAACTGGGCAAGGGCTACACCTCGCCCACGCAGTCGCGTTTCCACGTGGTCGCCTATGACTTCGGCGTGAAGAGCAACATCCTGCGCCTCCTGGCCGACCGTGGCTGCCGCATCACGCTGGTGCCGGCGCAGACGTCCGCCGAAGAGGTCTACAAACTGAATCCGGACGGCGTCTTCCTGGCCAACGGCCCTGGCGACCCCGAGCCTTGCGACTACGCCGTGGCCGCCGCCCGCAACTTCCTCGAGCGCAGGCTGCCTCTCTTCGGCATCTGCCTGGGTCACCAGATCCTGGGCCTGGCCGTCGGCGGCAAGACCGTCAAGATGAAGACCGGCCACCATGGCGCGAACCATCCGGTGCAAGACGTGCAGTCGCGCCGCGTGTTCATCACGAGCCAGAACCACGGCTTCGCGGTGGACGCCGCCAGCCTGCCGGCGCATGCCCGCGTCACCCACGTTTCACTGTTCGACGGCACCCTGCAGGGCTTCGAGCTGACCGACCGCCCGGCCTTCTGCTTCCAGGGCCACCCGGAAGCCAGCCCCGGTCCGCACGACATCATCGAGCTGTTCGACAAGTTCATCAGCCTGATGAATGAAAAGAAATAA
- a CDS encoding antitoxin, which yields MPTTLTSRIFNNGNSQAVRIPLAFRLDAQRVSITRKENGDLLLHPLPDAPADRAAAIQAALQGFGELDDATQRAFIAELEGNRAQPEPDQEREAF from the coding sequence ATGCCCACCACGCTCACAAGCCGCATCTTCAACAACGGCAACAGCCAGGCTGTCCGCATCCCTCTTGCCTTCAGATTGGATGCCCAACGCGTGAGCATCACACGCAAGGAAAACGGCGACCTGCTGCTGCATCCACTCCCCGATGCGCCCGCTGATCGCGCTGCCGCCATCCAGGCGGCGCTGCAGGGCTTCGGCGAACTCGATGACGCCACGCAGCGCGCATTCATCGCCGAACTGGAAGGCAATCGCGCGCAACCCGAGCCGGACCAGGAGCGGGAAGCCTTTTGA
- a CDS encoding type II toxin-antitoxin system VapC family toxin — translation MRYLLDTNILIYLIKHRPPSVAERIAQLALDDALHMSFVSWAELLKGAERSTRADTVRKQLHKLAQHIPVLYETSHDMCLHHARLGAMFKSQGKPIGANDLWIAAHALAEGCVLVTNNTREFSRVPGLPLQNWVQ, via the coding sequence ATGCGCTATCTGCTGGACACCAACATCCTGATCTACCTGATCAAGCACAGGCCTCCCTCCGTCGCGGAACGCATTGCCCAACTGGCGCTGGATGACGCGCTCCATATGTCGTTCGTCAGTTGGGCCGAACTGCTGAAAGGCGCAGAACGCAGCACGCGCGCGGACACAGTGCGCAAGCAACTCCATAAATTGGCGCAGCACATACCGGTACTCTACGAAACCAGCCACGACATGTGCCTGCACCATGCGAGGCTGGGCGCCATGTTCAAGTCACAGGGAAAGCCGATCGGCGCCAACGACCTGTGGATTGCCGCTCATGCGTTGGCAGAGGGGTGTGTACTCGTCACCAACAATACGCGCGAATTTTCACGCGTGCCTGGTTTACCCTTGCAGAATTGGGTCCAATGA
- the tal gene encoding transaldolase, producing the protein MTRLLDALRSATTVVADTGDLEAIALHRPTDATTNPSLILKAVQQPAYRPLLDRVARDHAGAPTAELLDHLLVAFGTEILKLVPGRVSTEVDARLSFDTRASVERARRLIALYAEAGIARERVLIKIASTWEGIQAARVLQAEGIRCNMTLLFSLPQAVACADAGVQLISPFVGRIYDWHKKSAGAQWDEAAQSGAQDPGVRSVTAIYEYYKKFGIATEIMGASFRNVGQIQALAGCDLLTISPDLLARLSETDGELAPALTVEKAKASGAERVPADEISFRTRLNDDAMATEKLAEGIRLFSADAVKLDALIEQAARG; encoded by the coding sequence ATGACCCGATTGCTTGACGCCCTGCGTAGCGCCACGACCGTCGTTGCCGACACCGGCGACCTGGAGGCCATCGCGCTGCACCGTCCCACGGACGCCACGACCAATCCCAGCCTGATCCTGAAGGCCGTGCAACAGCCCGCCTACCGGCCCTTGCTGGACCGCGTGGCGCGCGACCACGCCGGCGCGCCCACCGCCGAACTGCTGGACCACCTGCTGGTGGCCTTCGGCACCGAAATCCTGAAGCTGGTGCCCGGCCGGGTCTCCACCGAGGTCGATGCCCGCCTCTCCTTCGACACGCGCGCCAGCGTTGAACGGGCCCGTCGCCTGATCGCGCTGTACGCCGAAGCCGGCATCGCGCGCGAGCGCGTGCTGATCAAGATCGCCTCGACCTGGGAGGGGATCCAGGCCGCGCGCGTGCTGCAGGCCGAAGGCATCCGTTGCAACATGACGCTGCTGTTCTCGTTGCCGCAGGCCGTGGCCTGCGCCGACGCCGGCGTGCAGTTGATCTCGCCCTTCGTGGGCCGCATCTACGACTGGCACAAGAAATCGGCCGGCGCCCAGTGGGACGAGGCCGCGCAGTCGGGCGCCCAAGACCCCGGCGTGCGCTCGGTCACGGCCATCTACGAGTACTACAAGAAATTCGGCATCGCCACCGAGATCATGGGCGCGAGCTTCCGCAACGTCGGACAGATCCAGGCCCTGGCGGGCTGCGACCTGCTCACCATCAGCCCCGACCTGCTGGCCAGGCTGAGCGAGACCGACGGCGAGCTGGCGCCGGCACTGACGGTCGAGAAAGCCAAGGCCAGCGGCGCCGAACGCGTGCCGGCCGACGAGATCAGCTTCCGCACCCGCCTGAACGACGACGCGATGGCAACCGAGAAACTGGCGGAAGGCATCCGCCTGTTCTCGGCGGATGCCGTGAAGCTGGATGCACTGATCGAGCAGGCGGCGCGCGGCTGA
- a CDS encoding L-lactate permease, giving the protein MFGPGLLALFAFSPILLAAILLIGFRISAKHAMPAVYLLAAAVALLVWDMSFNRVLASTLQGLITTVGLLWIIFGAILLLNTLKHSGGVAAIRKGFTTLSPDRRVQALIIAWTFGCFIEGASGFGTPAAVVAPLLVLLGFPALAAVMLGLLVQSTPVSFGAVGTPILVGVSSGLNVAELRPQLEAAGSSWPAMLQLITSEVVIIHGLIGLTMPFVLMVMLTRLFGKEKSWKPALEILPFALFTGVAFAVPSMLAGVFLGPEFPSLLGGLTGLAIVTIAAHKRFLTPRNTWDFADPKDWPAGWMGNIAIKLDETAATQPISLLRAWLPYVLLGVLLVASRMIAPLGAALKSVALTFTNILGEAGISADFQPLFLPGGILTIVVIATYFLHGMRGQQLGRAVKESSTTLVSAGVTLLFTVPMVRILINSADNGAGLPGMPIAMSEYMASLVGSVYPMIAPVIGALGAFIAGSNTVSNMMLSEFQFGVATTLGLSGALMVAAQSVGAAAGNMIAIHNVVAAAATVGMLGQEGTTLRRTIWPTLYYLVLAGLLATIGFFVLGLSDPLSR; this is encoded by the coding sequence ATGTTCGGCCCCGGACTGCTCGCCCTATTTGCTTTTTCCCCCATCCTGCTTGCGGCGATCCTGCTGATCGGCTTCCGAATATCGGCCAAGCACGCCATGCCAGCCGTCTACCTGCTGGCCGCAGCCGTGGCGCTGCTGGTCTGGGACATGAGCTTCAACCGGGTGCTGGCCTCCACCCTGCAGGGCCTGATCACGACGGTCGGCCTGTTGTGGATCATCTTCGGCGCCATCCTGCTGCTCAATACGCTGAAGCATTCGGGCGGCGTGGCCGCCATCCGCAAAGGCTTCACGACGCTCAGCCCTGACCGGCGCGTGCAGGCGCTGATCATCGCCTGGACTTTCGGCTGCTTCATCGAAGGCGCCTCGGGCTTCGGCACGCCTGCCGCCGTGGTGGCGCCACTGCTGGTGCTGCTGGGCTTTCCCGCCCTGGCCGCCGTCATGCTGGGGTTGCTGGTGCAGAGCACCCCGGTGTCCTTCGGCGCGGTCGGCACACCGATCCTGGTCGGCGTCAGTAGCGGGCTGAACGTGGCCGAGCTGCGCCCGCAACTGGAAGCGGCGGGCTCTTCGTGGCCAGCCATGCTGCAACTGATCACCAGCGAGGTCGTCATCATCCACGGCCTCATCGGCCTGACCATGCCTTTCGTGCTGATGGTGATGCTGACGCGCCTGTTCGGCAAGGAAAAAAGCTGGAAGCCCGCGCTGGAGATCCTGCCTTTCGCGCTGTTCACGGGCGTTGCCTTCGCCGTGCCCTCCATGCTGGCCGGCGTTTTCCTGGGCCCCGAGTTTCCCTCCCTGCTGGGTGGCCTGACCGGCTTGGCCATCGTCACCATCGCCGCCCACAAGCGCTTCCTGACGCCACGCAACACCTGGGATTTCGCCGACCCCAAGGATTGGCCCGCAGGCTGGATGGGCAACATCGCAATCAAGCTCGATGAAACCGCCGCCACCCAGCCGATCAGCCTGTTGCGCGCCTGGCTGCCCTACGTGCTGCTGGGCGTCCTGCTGGTTGCCTCCCGCATGATTGCGCCGCTGGGCGCCGCGCTCAAATCGGTCGCCCTGACGTTCACCAACATCCTGGGGGAAGCCGGCATTTCCGCGGACTTCCAACCGCTATTCCTGCCGGGCGGCATCCTGACCATCGTCGTGATTGCCACGTATTTCCTGCACGGCATGAGAGGGCAGCAGTTGGGCCGCGCGGTGAAGGAGTCGAGCACCACGCTGGTATCGGCGGGCGTCACGCTATTGTTCACCGTGCCGATGGTCCGCATCCTGATCAACTCGGCGGACAACGGCGCGGGATTGCCCGGCATGCCCATCGCCATGTCGGAATACATGGCCTCGCTGGTCGGCAGCGTCTACCCGATGATCGCGCCGGTCATCGGCGCGCTGGGCGCGTTCATCGCGGGGTCCAACACCGTGAGCAACATGATGCTCAGCGAGTTCCAGTTCGGCGTGGCCACCACCCTGGGCCTGTCAGGAGCGCTGATGGTTGCGGCGCAATCGGTGGGCGCGGCGGCCGGCAACATGATCGCCATCCACAATGTCGTGGCGGCTGCCGCCACCGTGGGCATGCTGGGCCAGGAAGGCACGACCCTGCGCCGCACGATCTGGCCCACGCTCTATTACCTCGTGTTGGCAGGCCTGCTTGCGACGATAGGCTTCTTCGTGCTGGGGCTGAGCGATCCGTTGTCGCGGTAA
- a CDS encoding YeeE/YedE family protein — protein sequence MSSTVTATPATAQAGSPLPLNVKTLFVSLALIAVGALYLADTVSGRQAALWIVGALLGAVLYHASFGFTQAWRVFVSDRQGAGLRAQMLMLALGVMLFFPFLAQGTLAGQAVSGFVSPPGVSVLLGAFIFGIGMQLGGGCASGTLFAVGGGSTRMLVTLFFFIVGSVLAALNFEWWSTLPALQPVSLVKAWGLWPALLANLAVFAAIAGLTVVLEKRRHGGLVSSARGTKKPASLLRGPWPLVWGAVALVVLNFATLALAGRPWGITSAFALWGSKGAALLGAEPATWAFWAKNPAPLTAPVSQDITSVMDIGLILGALAATAAAGKFAPVWRIPARSLVAAAVGGILLGYGARLAFGCNIGAYFSGILSGSLHAWLWLPAAFAGSALGVYLRPLFGMAVEKTPKPSGC from the coding sequence ATGAGTTCCACCGTCACCGCCACCCCCGCGACCGCGCAAGCGGGCTCGCCCCTTCCTCTCAACGTCAAGACGCTGTTTGTTTCGCTCGCCCTGATCGCCGTCGGCGCCTTGTACCTGGCCGACACGGTCAGCGGCCGCCAGGCAGCGCTCTGGATCGTCGGCGCCCTGCTGGGCGCGGTGCTGTACCACGCGTCTTTCGGTTTCACCCAGGCCTGGCGCGTGTTCGTGTCCGACCGCCAGGGGGCGGGCCTGCGCGCGCAGATGCTGATGCTGGCGCTGGGCGTGATGCTCTTCTTTCCCTTCCTGGCGCAGGGCACGCTGGCCGGCCAGGCCGTCAGCGGCTTCGTGTCGCCGCCGGGCGTGTCCGTGCTGCTGGGCGCCTTCATCTTCGGCATCGGCATGCAGTTGGGCGGCGGCTGCGCCTCCGGCACGCTGTTCGCGGTGGGCGGCGGCAGCACCCGCATGCTGGTCACGCTGTTCTTCTTCATCGTGGGCTCGGTGCTGGCCGCGCTGAACTTCGAATGGTGGAGCACGCTGCCCGCGCTGCAGCCTGTGTCGCTGGTGAAGGCCTGGGGCCTGTGGCCTGCCTTGCTGGCCAACCTGGCGGTGTTCGCTGCCATTGCCGGCCTGACCGTCGTGCTGGAAAAGCGTCGTCACGGCGGCCTGGTGTCGTCGGCGCGCGGCACCAAGAAGCCTGCCTCGCTGCTGCGCGGCCCGTGGCCGCTGGTCTGGGGGGCCGTGGCGCTGGTCGTGCTGAACTTCGCCACGCTGGCCCTGGCCGGCCGTCCCTGGGGCATCACCTCGGCGTTCGCGCTGTGGGGCTCCAAGGGCGCGGCGCTGCTGGGCGCGGAGCCCGCCACATGGGCCTTCTGGGCCAAGAATCCGGCGCCGCTGACCGCGCCGGTCAGCCAGGACATCACTTCGGTCATGGACATCGGCTTGATCCTGGGCGCGCTGGCCGCGACGGCCGCCGCGGGCAAGTTCGCGCCTGTCTGGCGCATTCCCGCCCGTTCGCTGGTGGCAGCCGCCGTGGGCGGCATCCTGCTCGGCTATGGCGCGCGCCTGGCTTTCGGCTGCAACATCGGCGCCTATTTCAGCGGCATCCTGTCGGGCAGCCTGCACGCCTGGCTGTGGCTGCCGGCGGCGTTCGCGGGCAGCGCCCTGGGGGTCTACCTGCGGCCGCTGTTTGGCATGGCCGTTGAAAAGACGCCCAAGCCGAGTGGCTGCTGA
- a CDS encoding carboxymuconolactone decarboxylase family protein has product MARIAYANLDDPQAKPLVERIIAERGSVLHLYQMLLHSPPVASGWLNYLTAIRQQSSLPGDLRELVIMRVADLNGAPYEADQHAPIALREGVSQAQLDALQKWEASDLFDDRARAVLAYTDAMTRTVQVPAPVYDAVRAHFSDRHLIELTATIAAYNMVSRFLEALQVHSHDDPNAGH; this is encoded by the coding sequence ATGGCCCGCATTGCCTACGCCAACCTGGACGACCCGCAAGCCAAGCCGCTGGTCGAGCGCATCATCGCCGAGCGCGGCAGCGTGCTGCACCTGTACCAGATGCTGCTGCACAGCCCGCCCGTCGCCTCGGGCTGGCTGAACTACCTGACCGCCATCCGCCAGCAAAGCTCGTTGCCGGGCGACCTGCGCGAGCTCGTCATCATGCGCGTGGCGGACCTGAATGGCGCGCCCTACGAGGCCGACCAGCACGCCCCCATCGCCCTGCGCGAAGGCGTGAGCCAGGCGCAACTGGACGCCCTGCAGAAATGGGAGGCGTCGGATCTGTTCGATGACCGCGCCCGCGCCGTGCTGGCCTATACCGACGCGATGACGCGCACGGTGCAGGTGCCCGCGCCCGTCTACGACGCGGTGCGCGCGCATTTCAGCGACCGCCACCTCATCGAACTGACCGCCACCATCGCGGCCTACAACATGGTGTCGCGTTTCCTGGAAGCCCTGCAGGTGCACAGCCACGACGATCCGAACGCCGGGCATTGA